From one Candidatus Eremiobacteraceae bacterium genomic stretch:
- the serS gene encoding serine--tRNA ligase yields the protein MLDRRLIRDDPARVRLGLRRRSLDDGIVDDFLALDARYRAAVTALDSAKADRNRLSAEFAKAKAGGTDAVAALRAESASVGDAIKALETGTAELDEQLNLLLTGIPNLLADDVPDGRDESANVVVRRVLEPTRFDFEPKHHWDIGERLRILDFERGVSLARSRFTVLAGDGARLNRALANFFLEQNRTAGFTEISPPVLVNRETVQATGHLSKFADAMFAVEGGELFLSPTSEVQLVNMHRGEILDGGDLPVRYTACTLCFRSEAGAAGKDTRGLVRQHQFEKVEMVGLCAPDQSASLHEQIVGQAESLLQALELPYRVVLLCAGDTGFASQKTFDLEVWLPGQNAYREISSCSNCGDFQARRAAIRYRSAPKARPEFVHTLNGSGLALGRTLVAVLENYQQADGSVRVPAVLQSYMGGTEIIGPRV from the coding sequence ATGCTCGACCGCCGGTTGATCCGCGATGATCCCGCACGTGTCCGTCTCGGCCTGCGACGCCGTTCGCTTGATGACGGCATCGTGGACGATTTTCTCGCGCTCGACGCGCGCTATCGCGCGGCCGTCACTGCGCTCGACAGCGCCAAGGCCGATCGGAATCGTCTGTCGGCTGAATTCGCAAAAGCAAAAGCCGGCGGCACCGACGCGGTCGCCGCACTGCGGGCGGAATCGGCTTCGGTTGGGGACGCGATCAAGGCCCTGGAGACCGGTACCGCCGAGCTCGACGAACAGCTGAATCTTCTGCTCACCGGTATCCCGAATCTGCTCGCCGACGACGTGCCCGACGGACGCGACGAATCCGCCAATGTCGTGGTGCGGCGCGTGCTAGAGCCCACTCGTTTTGACTTCGAACCGAAGCACCATTGGGACATCGGCGAGCGTCTGCGCATTCTCGATTTCGAGCGCGGTGTTTCGCTGGCGCGCAGCCGGTTCACAGTGCTCGCGGGCGATGGCGCGCGTCTAAATCGCGCGCTTGCCAATTTCTTCCTCGAACAAAACCGGACCGCGGGATTCACTGAGATCTCGCCGCCCGTACTCGTCAACCGGGAAACGGTGCAGGCCACCGGACATCTGTCGAAATTTGCCGATGCGATGTTCGCCGTGGAGGGCGGCGAGCTGTTCCTATCGCCTACGTCTGAAGTTCAACTCGTGAACATGCATCGCGGAGAGATCCTCGATGGCGGCGATCTGCCCGTCCGCTATACCGCCTGCACTCTGTGTTTTCGCTCTGAAGCAGGGGCTGCCGGCAAAGACACCCGCGGCTTGGTCCGGCAACACCAGTTCGAAAAGGTTGAAATGGTCGGGTTGTGCGCACCCGATCAAAGCGCTTCGCTCCACGAACAGATCGTCGGCCAGGCCGAGAGCTTGCTGCAAGCACTCGAGCTGCCGTACCGGGTCGTACTGCTGTGCGCCGGCGATACCGGATTTGCATCGCAAAAGACCTTCGATCTGGAGGTCTGGCTGCCCGGCCAGAATGCTTATCGCGAGATCTCATCGTGCAGCAACTGCGGCGACTTCCAAGCGCGGCGAGCCGCCATACGATATCGGTCCGCGCCGAAAGCGCGCCCGGAGTTCGTCCATACGCTGAACGGATCGGGCCTGGCGCTCGGGCGGACGCTGGTCGCCGTTCTCGAGAACTATCAACAGGCGGACGGTTCGGTGCGGGTGCCGGCGGTGCTCCAGTCATATATGGGCGGCACGGAGATCATCGGCCCGAGGGTGTAA
- a CDS encoding type IV pilus twitching motility protein PilT yields the protein MFPHKMDDLLRMTVDAGASDLHLVVGSAPMIRLHGELSAVVPEKLTASVAQELIASLMERADQATLEEHREVDFAYSLPGVSRFRINACFQRDSISAVMRSIPGNPPMLEKMGLPAVVELMTHKPRGLVLVTGPTGSGKSTTLAAMVNYINRNKALRIVTIEDPIEFLYTNEKSVISQREVGRDTLSFNNALRSALRQDPDVILVGEMRDLETISLALTAAETGHLVFGTLHTTSAPESINRIVDVFSPAQQEQVRLQLCGVLEAIFTQTLVPKADGSGRVCAMEILLGTHAVRNLIRENKPAQMMNAIQTGQSVGMQSLDKCLAEFVNSGFVSFEDALEKTSHPEELQRMCNQADNKVKFVSGF from the coding sequence ATGTTTCCCCATAAGATGGATGACTTGCTGCGCATGACCGTCGATGCCGGCGCGTCCGATTTACACCTCGTCGTCGGCAGCGCTCCCATGATCCGGCTTCATGGCGAACTGTCGGCCGTGGTGCCGGAAAAGCTTACGGCCTCGGTCGCGCAAGAGCTGATCGCGTCGCTTATGGAGCGCGCCGATCAAGCGACGCTCGAAGAACACCGCGAAGTCGACTTCGCGTACTCGCTGCCCGGCGTCTCGCGCTTTCGAATCAACGCTTGTTTCCAGCGCGACTCGATCAGCGCCGTCATGCGATCCATTCCCGGTAATCCGCCCATGCTTGAAAAGATGGGCTTGCCGGCCGTCGTCGAGCTGATGACGCACAAGCCTCGTGGACTCGTGCTCGTCACCGGACCCACCGGCTCCGGCAAATCCACCACGCTTGCCGCCATGGTGAATTATATCAACCGGAACAAGGCGCTGCGGATCGTCACGATCGAAGATCCTATCGAATTCCTTTACACGAATGAAAAATCGGTCATCAGCCAGCGCGAAGTCGGCCGCGATACGCTGTCGTTCAACAATGCGCTGCGATCGGCGTTGCGCCAAGATCCCGACGTGATCTTGGTAGGCGAGATGCGCGATCTCGAGACCATTTCGCTTGCGTTGACCGCGGCCGAGACCGGCCACCTCGTGTTCGGAACTTTGCACACCACGTCGGCCCCTGAGTCGATCAACCGCATCGTCGACGTCTTCTCCCCCGCACAGCAAGAGCAGGTCCGGTTGCAGCTTTGCGGTGTTCTTGAAGCGATCTTCACGCAAACGCTCGTTCCTAAAGCGGACGGCAGCGGACGCGTCTGCGCGATGGAGATCCTGCTCGGCACGCACGCGGTCCGCAACTTGATCCGCGAGAACAAGCCGGCGCAGATGATGAACGCCATCCAAACGGGCCAGTCCGTCGGCATGCAGTCGCTCGACAAGTGTCTCGCCGAATTCGTCAACAGCGGATTCGTCTCGTTCGAGGACGCGCTCGAAAAGACGTCGCATCCGGAGGAGCTGCAGCGCATGTGCAACCAAGCCGACAACAAAGTCAAGTTCGTCTCCGGATTCTGA